One genomic region from Fusobacterium sp. encodes:
- a CDS encoding lactate oxidase, protein MSTKYFQSENEKEIDIINFSMLEEEAKKIIPSGGYGYISGGAEDEWTLRMNTEAFNHKQIVPRSLADVEKPDLTTTIYGEKISMPIFMTTVASHGLAHKDGEIATAKGVAAAETIMGISTYSTKSLDEIMAASTGPKWFQLYMSKDDNFNKFMITKAVSNGAKGIILTVDATLGGYREADLKNNFIFPLPMGNLESLGAGLGQSISEIFANAKQKIGIKDIEEIVSLSDLPVIVKGIESPEDAMLAIGAGAKGIYVSNHGGRQLDGGPASFDVLESIAKTVNKKVPIIFDSGVRRGQHVFKALASGADLVGIGRPAIYGLAVGGSKGVMSVFRHFAKELKIVMQLAGCKTVEDIKRAKLLSIKY, encoded by the coding sequence ATGAGTACAAAATATTTTCAAAGTGAAAATGAAAAAGAAATCGATATAATTAATTTTAGTATGCTTGAAGAGGAAGCTAAGAAAATAATTCCATCTGGAGGTTATGGTTATATTAGTGGAGGTGCTGAAGATGAATGGACATTGAGAATGAATACAGAAGCATTTAATCATAAACAGATAGTTCCACGTTCTTTAGCAGATGTGGAAAAGCCGGATTTAACAACAACAATTTATGGAGAAAAAATTTCAATGCCCATATTTATGACAACTGTGGCCTCTCATGGACTGGCTCATAAAGATGGAGAGATAGCAACTGCTAAAGGTGTGGCAGCAGCAGAGACTATTATGGGAATAAGTACCTATTCTACAAAATCATTAGATGAAATAATGGCAGCAAGTACAGGGCCTAAATGGTTTCAATTATATATGAGTAAAGATGATAATTTTAATAAATTTATGATTACGAAAGCTGTATCAAATGGAGCCAAAGGAATTATTCTCACAGTGGATGCAACTCTTGGAGGTTACCGTGAAGCTGATCTTAAAAATAATTTTATTTTTCCTTTGCCTATGGGAAATCTGGAAAGTTTAGGAGCAGGATTAGGACAAAGTATTTCAGAAATATTTGCTAATGCTAAGCAAAAAATTGGAATAAAAGATATAGAAGAAATAGTTTCACTTAGTGATTTACCAGTTATAGTAAAAGGAATAGAGTCTCCTGAAGATGCTATGTTGGCTATTGGAGCAGGAGCTAAAGGAATATATGTATCTAATCATGGAGGGCGTCAGCTTGATGGAGGACCAGCCAGCTTTGATGTGTTGGAGAGTATTGCTAAAACTGTAAATAAAAAAGTTCCAATAATATTTGATAGTGGTGTCAGACGGGGGCAACATGTATTTAAAGCATTAGCGTCTGGGGCTGATCTTGTTGGAATTGGACGTCCTGCAATATATGGGTTGGCAGTAGGAGGATCAAAAGGTGTTATGTCTGTTTTTAGACATTTTGCAAAAGAATTAAAAATAGTTATGCAGCTTGCTGGGTGCAAAACAGTTGAAGATATAAAAAGAGCAAAACTACTGTCTATTAAATATTAA
- a CDS encoding NrtA/SsuA/CpmA family ABC transporter substrate-binding protein, protein MLKKIIAAAAVGTMLLIAGCGKEKNTVPKEINITYVKSPLNIPSILEKNRDLFGKEFSKDGIEVKFHELTTGPEQTQALAAGELDFLHALGGTSAIIAASNGVDLKITNIYSRSPKGFMIISKSSDIKESKDLAGKKVAGPKGTILHQLLLTYLGKGNLKVDDIEFINMGLPEAMAALQSGNVDAALLAGPVALKAIKNGASVVTNGEGLVEGIVVTAVSGKFLKENPQLVDRFLKVNEDAVKFIKDDFETTLKITAEDTGLSKDEVMELYPLYDFNTEIKASDIDDLIKTQDFLIENDLQEKKIDINTIIKK, encoded by the coding sequence ATGTTAAAGAAAATCATTGCAGCTGCAGCAGTAGGAACAATGCTTCTTATTGCTGGGTGTGGAAAAGAAAAAAATACTGTACCAAAGGAGATAAATATAACCTATGTAAAATCTCCTTTAAATATACCATCTATTTTAGAAAAAAATAGAGATCTGTTTGGGAAAGAATTTTCAAAAGATGGAATAGAAGTAAAATTTCATGAGCTTACAACAGGACCAGAGCAGACACAAGCTCTGGCAGCAGGGGAATTAGATTTTCTTCATGCACTTGGAGGAACCTCAGCTATCATAGCAGCTTCTAATGGAGTAGATTTGAAAATAACTAATATTTACAGTAGATCGCCAAAAGGATTTATGATTATATCTAAATCTTCAGATATAAAAGAGTCAAAAGATTTGGCAGGAAAGAAAGTAGCAGGACCAAAAGGAACTATACTTCATCAACTTTTATTAACTTATTTAGGAAAAGGTAATTTAAAAGTTGATGATATTGAATTTATTAATATGGGACTTCCAGAAGCTATGGCTGCACTTCAAAGTGGAAATGTAGATGCTGCACTTTTAGCAGGACCAGTAGCTTTAAAAGCTATTAAAAATGGTGCAAGTGTAGTGACTAATGGAGAAGGGCTTGTTGAAGGAATAGTTGTTACTGCTGTAAGTGGAAAGTTTCTTAAGGAAAATCCCCAGCTTGTAGACAGATTTCTTAAAGTAAATGAAGATGCTGTTAAATTTATAAAAGATGATTTTGAAACTACATTGAAAATAACAGCTGAAGACACAGGACTTTCAAAAGATGAAGTAATGGAACTTTATCCATTATATGATTTTAATACTGAAATTAAAGCTTCTGACATAGATGATTTAATAAAAACTCAAGATTTCTTGATAGAAAATGATCTTCAGGAAAAGAAAATAGATATCAATACTATCATAAAAAAATAA
- the recJ gene encoding single-stranded-DNA-specific exonuclease RecJ, translating to MRNTRWVYRENPLKNNKDIQNFNLDKDILNLLYNRNIIEKEEIKNFLNVNIKNIADPFSLKDIDTAVNRLLQARENDETVWIYGDYDVDGITSVSLCFLALSELGINVRYYIPLRDEGYGLNIEAINYIKNEGGSLIITVDCGISSHEEIAHASSLGIDMIVTDHHEINNGNPEALAVINPKREDNDYTFKYLAGVGTAFMMILALFKTLDKEEEVYKYLDIVAIGTVADIVPLLEENRIFVKEGLKHLKRSRWLGLNMLIKKIFEDFDVRKFTTYDIGFIIAPIFNAVGRLEDAKKAVELFIEKDHRVCSAAIKDLLEKNSERKEIQEEIFEKAIEKIENEKLYEKSILIVGEEGFHHGVIGIVASKVLDRYYKPTVIMEIKPDEGIATASCRSIEGFNIIEAINNFSDLLIKYGGHSGAAGFSIKIENIEEFSIKLNDYAKAAMEDSTLIKPIKVDRPLPFYKISYDFLDKISLLEPFGFGNPSPLFSLNNCQFDGLRLIGKDKKHIMMNVIKNGNEIRNCVWFNSDDIFENLINLRNIDIAFKLKLETYKDRYQYKMYVEDIRETIQTSNEIENIFDLYDIQFPIETVIYTRRKMDSPKVRLTFSEQGITVANDRTYLGTLDNQTEYILSSLKKMYNIEFSAAVKDVILKDENYNVHILIDKDYTFSSYTIKQSELFKEIKNFLIGEFHYNYIQKKTLASIFKDKNNTVTIMERGRGVETIIQTIGLYYKSINEKAILITQENISQKTISSIGIGDKFVNGYDFYIFLNPEKSEIEKYINKKILVITEDKTFNIQGFTNITDDYEIPQNIKFVSEDELKDKNIIFSKKLPLDKKDKIIKNLKTYLEVSSTKDILPYL from the coding sequence ATGAGAAATACAAGATGGGTTTATAGAGAGAATCCTCTGAAAAATAATAAAGATATTCAAAATTTTAATTTAGATAAAGATATTCTCAATCTTCTATATAATAGAAATATAATAGAAAAAGAGGAAATAAAAAATTTCCTTAATGTAAATATAAAAAATATAGCAGATCCTTTTTCTTTAAAAGATATTGATACAGCTGTTAACAGACTTCTTCAAGCAAGAGAAAACGATGAAACTGTATGGATATATGGGGATTATGATGTTGACGGAATTACATCTGTTTCTTTATGTTTTTTAGCTTTGAGTGAATTGGGAATCAATGTGAGATACTACATTCCTTTGAGAGATGAAGGCTATGGACTCAACATAGAAGCAATAAACTATATAAAAAATGAAGGGGGATCTCTTATCATAACTGTTGACTGTGGTATCTCCTCACATGAAGAAATAGCCCATGCTTCATCTTTAGGTATAGATATGATAGTTACTGATCATCATGAGATAAATAATGGGAATCCTGAAGCCCTGGCAGTTATTAATCCTAAAAGGGAAGACAATGATTATACATTTAAATATTTAGCAGGTGTGGGAACTGCTTTTATGATGATATTAGCTCTTTTTAAAACTCTTGATAAAGAAGAAGAGGTTTACAAATATCTTGATATAGTGGCAATAGGTACTGTAGCTGACATTGTTCCCCTTCTTGAAGAAAATAGAATATTTGTAAAAGAGGGATTGAAGCATCTCAAAAGAAGCAGATGGCTTGGACTTAATATGCTTATTAAAAAAATTTTTGAAGATTTTGATGTAAGAAAATTTACCACTTATGACATAGGTTTTATAATAGCTCCCATATTTAATGCTGTTGGAAGATTAGAAGATGCTAAAAAAGCTGTTGAACTTTTTATAGAAAAAGATCACAGAGTATGTTCAGCAGCAATAAAAGATCTTCTGGAAAAAAATAGTGAAAGAAAAGAAATACAAGAAGAAATATTTGAAAAAGCTATTGAAAAAATAGAAAATGAGAAACTTTATGAAAAGAGTATTCTTATAGTAGGAGAAGAGGGTTTTCATCATGGGGTTATTGGTATAGTTGCTTCTAAAGTTCTGGACAGATACTATAAACCTACTGTAATCATGGAAATAAAACCTGATGAGGGAATTGCTACTGCTTCATGCAGAAGCATAGAGGGATTTAATATTATAGAAGCTATTAATAATTTTTCAGACCTTCTTATTAAATATGGAGGGCATAGTGGTGCTGCTGGTTTTTCTATAAAAATAGAAAATATTGAGGAGTTCAGTATAAAGTTAAATGATTATGCCAAAGCTGCAATGGAAGACAGTACTCTTATAAAACCAATTAAAGTGGACAGGCCCCTTCCTTTTTACAAGATATCATATGACTTTTTAGATAAAATATCCCTTCTGGAACCATTTGGTTTTGGGAATCCTTCTCCTTTATTCTCATTGAATAACTGTCAATTTGATGGATTGAGACTTATAGGAAAAGATAAGAAGCATATTATGATGAATGTTATAAAAAATGGAAATGAAATAAGAAATTGTGTATGGTTTAATAGTGATGATATTTTTGAGAATCTTATTAATCTAAGAAATATAGATATAGCTTTTAAATTAAAGCTGGAAACTTACAAAGATAGATATCAATATAAAATGTATGTTGAAGATATAAGGGAAACTATTCAGACTTCAAATGAAATAGAAAATATTTTTGATCTTTATGATATCCAATTTCCTATAGAAACAGTAATCTATACAAGAAGGAAGATGGATTCTCCAAAAGTAAGACTCACTTTTTCTGAACAGGGAATAACTGTAGCTAATGATCGTACATATCTAGGAACCTTAGATAATCAGACTGAATATATATTGAGTTCTTTAAAAAAAATGTATAACATTGAATTTTCTGCTGCTGTAAAAGATGTTATATTAAAAGATGAAAATTATAATGTCCATATCCTCATTGATAAAGATTATACTTTTTCATCTTATACTATAAAACAAAGTGAACTATTTAAGGAAATAAAAAACTTTCTTATAGGAGAGTTTCATTATAATTATATTCAGAAAAAAACTTTAGCATCTATTTTTAAAGATAAAAATAATACAGTAACAATTATGGAAAGAGGAAGAGGTGTTGAAACCATAATTCAAACTATAGGACTTTATTACAAAAGTATAAATGAAAAAGCTATTCTTATAACACAAGAAAATATATCTCAGAAAACTATTTCAAGCATAGGAATAGGAGATAAATTTGTTAATGGATATGATTTTTACATTTTCCTTAACCCTGAAAAATCTGAAATAGAAAAATATATTAATAAGAAAATTCTAGTAATAACAGAAGATAAAACTTTTAATATACAAGGATTCACTAATATTACTGATGATTATGAAATCCCACAAAATATAAAGTTTGTATCTGAAGATGAACTTAAAGATAAAAATATAATCTTCAGTAAAAAGCTTCCTTTAGATAAAAAAGATAAGATTATTAAAAATTTAAAAACTTATTTAGAAGTATCTTCAACAAAAGATATTCTTCCATATTTATAA